The Pseudodesulfovibrio hydrargyri genome segment CCTGATAGTGGTTCAGGGCATCCACATCGTCGTGCTCGGAGCACAGAATCGCGTGGCACTCCGGGTCGGCGGCCACGATGTCCGCGCTGACCTCGATATGCCTGAGCCCCTCGATGCGCCCCATGAGCGCCTCCAGGATTTCCTTCATCTTTGCGCCGTTTTCCTTGGCTGTCCGGCCTTCGGCCTCATCCTTCAATGTCCACATGACGATGTGTCTGACCACTTGAACTCTCCTTGAAGTGTAACAATTCAAACAAGATGCACAAAACGGCGTGCGATAGACACTTGTTTACACAAAACAGTGTAATCACGGTTTACCATTTTGTCACCCCAATTCTCGGAAATATATCATTCCCTTGACCGATTTTCCGGGAGAAGGTGATGCCGCCCGGAGCGCGCCGCCTTGACTTTGGAGCGCAAAGGCCCAACCTTTGCATGCGCCCAGGCAACGCCGTTTGCGTGATTTTCCTTATGCACGAGAAATGCCAAAAAGAGCCACAATGCGTAAAATACTCTGTCTGACCCTGCTGCTTTCCTGCCTCTGCGTCCTGCCCGCCCGGCCGGTCCTCGGCGCGGTCGAAAAACCCAAGAAGAGCGTCCTCTGCCTGAACTCCTATCACCACGGCTACCAGTGGTCCGACGCCATCATGCGCGGCATCCGCTCGGTCCTGGAGAACAGCCACTACAAGATCGACCTCCAGATCGAGTACATGGACGCCAAGCGATACAACTACGAGGACGTCACCCGCATGCTCCTGCGGCTGTACAGGGAGAAGTTCAAGAACGAGAAGTTCGACCTGATCATGACCTCGGACAACGACGCCTATTCCTTCGTCACCCAGTACCGGGACATCCTTTTTCCGGGTGTGCCCCTGGTCTACTGCGGCGTGAACTTCCTGAACACAGACGACACGGACTCGGACAACGCCACGGGCGTCATCGAGAGCTTCGACCTGTCCAAGACCCTGGACGTGGCCCTGCGCCTGCACCCGGACAAACGGCGCATCGTCGTGGTCGGCGACTCCTCCACGGCCGGAGCGGCCATCAAGCGCCAGGTCCAGAACCAGCTGGCGCGCTACAAGACGCCGCTGGACACCGAGTACTGGACCGACATGTCCCTCGTAAACGTGCTCGACCGGGTGGCCCACCTGCCCGAAGACACCTTTCTCTTCTTCATTCCCTACTACCAGGTCATCGACGGCCGCTTCCTGACCGCCGAGGAGGCCATGCAGGCCATCTACGCCCGGTCCCCGGTGCCCATCTACACGGCTTGGGAGTTCCTGGCGGGCAACGGCGCGGTGGGCGGGAACATGCTCTCCGGCTACCTGCACGGTAAACGGGCCGCCGAGATTTCCATGGAGATCCTGGACGGCAAGCCTGCGGACGACATCCCCGTGTTCCGCGAGACCACCGGGCAATACATCTTCGACTACCAGGTCATGCAGCGGCTTCACCTGGACATGGACCTGCTGCCCGAGGGGAGTCACATCATCAACGCTCCCAAGGCGTTCTACGAACTCTCCAAGGAAGTTTTCTGGACGATCATGGTCAGCTTCGTCCTGCTGGTCCTGGTCCTCATTTTCCTGACCCTGACCATGCTCGAGCGGCGCAAGGTGGAGCGCAAGATCAAGGACCAGCTCGCCTTTCAGGAGACCCTCATGGATACGGTTCCGCAACTGGTGTCCTGGAAGGACGCTGACGGGCGCTACCTCGGCACCAACAGGGCCTTCTCGGAGTTCTTCGGTCTGGAGCACGGGACGGGCATGGCCAACCGGAACACCCACGACGTCATCCAGGACCTGGAGTATGCGTCCTGGGAATCGGGCGCGGACAAGTCCGTCATCCGCAAGGGCCAGGCCTTCCGCAAGGAGCGGCGCAAGCTGGCCGACGCGGCGGGCAATCCGGCCTGGATCGAGGTCACCAAGGTGCCCATCAACGACCGCTCGGGCCAGATCGTGGGCGTGCTCTCCATGGCCGACAACATCACCACCGAGCTGAACCTGGAAAAGCAGTTGCTGCAATCCCAGAAGATGGAGGCCATCGGCACCCTGGCCGGCGGCATCGCCCATGATTTCAACAATATCCTGACCAGCATCATCAACTCCACCGAACTGGCCGTGGGCGACCTGGACCCCGAGTCCATGACCACCAGGGACCTGGAGCGGGTGCTCAAGGCGGCCCGGCGCGGCGGCCGGGTGGTCAAGCAGATCCTGGCCTTCAGCCGCCCCTCCACCGAGGGGTTCCGGCCCACGGACGTGGGCGCGGTCATCACCGAGGCCATCGGGCTGCTGGAATCCTCCATGCCCCGCAAGATAGAGGTCCGCTCCAGCATCAAGGAGAACCTGTCCTGCGTGAACGCGGACCCGACCCAGATTCACCAAGTGGTCATGAACCTGTGCACCAACGCCTTCCACGCCCTGCGCCGCACGGGCGGGACCATCGAGGTCCGCCTGGACCAAGCCGAGGTCTCGGGCGAGGAAGCGGACATCCTCGGGCTGTACCCGGGCGAGTACGTCCGCCTCGTGGTCGAGGACAACGGGCCGGGCATCCCCCAGAACATCGTGGACAAGATTTTCGACCCGTTCTTCACCACCAAGGACAAGACCGAGGGCACCGGGCTGGGGCTGGCGGTCGTCCACGGCATCGTGCGCAGCCACAAGGGCGGCCTGCTGGTGGGCCCGCGAGAGGGCGGCGGCACGACCTTCTCCATCTACCTGCCCAAGGGCGACGCGGACCTGTGCAGCGACGTGGACCTGACCGGAGTGCCGCACAACCTGGGCGCGCACATCCTGTTCGTCGAGGACGACACCGACCAGCTCCAGACCACGCCGCGCCTGCTCGAGACCATGGGTTACGTGGTCGAAGGCCAGGAGAGCCCGCTGTCGGCCCTGCGCAGGGTCAACGACATGCCCGGCGAATTCGACCTGGTCATCACCGACTACGACATGCCCGGCATGAGCGGAACCCAGCTGGCCCGGCGGCTGGCGGTCATCGAGCCGGGGTTGCCCGTGATCCTCATTTCCGGCCGCGAAGACGCGGTATCCGCAGCCGTGGACTTGCCGAACATCCGTCTCGTGGTTATCAAGCCCTATGACAAGCAGGACTTGTCCAGAGCCATCAGCACGGTGTTGAGCGAGGAAAAGCAAGGGGAGTGACGTGGCGGAGATACTGATCATAGATGACGACCTCGATGTCTGCGAGACCATGGAGAGCCTGATCACCAGGCTGACCCATGAGTGCGTCTCCGCCCACACCCTGGACTCCGGGCTGCGGATGATGCGCAAGAAGGCCTTCGACGTGATCTTTCTCGACGTCCGGCTGCCCGACGGCAACGGGCTGGACATCCTGCCCGAGATCATGGCCATGCCCGATCCGCCCGAGGTCATCATCCTGACCGGCAAGGGCGACCCCGACGGCGCTGAGCTGGCCATCCGAGGCGGGGTCTGGGACTACCTGCTCAAGCCGTCCAGCATCCGCGAGATTTCCCTGACCCTGGGCCGGGCGCTCAAGTACCACGAGGAAAAGCGCGGCCGCGACGGCGACCGGGGCCTGGAACTGAACGGCGTGGTCGGCGACAGCCCGGTCATCAAGGTCAGCTTCAACCTCCTGTCCCAGGCGGCCCGGTCCGAGACCAACGTGCTCATCACCGGCGAGACCGGCACGGGCAAGGAGCTGTTCGCCTCGACCATCCACGCCAACTCCAAGCGCAAGTCCGGCACCTTCGTGGTCGTGGACTGCGCCGGGCTGACCGAATCCCTGCTGGAATCCACCCTGTACGGCCACCGCAAGGGAGCCTTCACCGGGGCCCAGAGCGACCGCATCGGTCTGGTCAAGCTGGCCGACGGCGGCACCCTGTTCCTGGACGAGGTCGGCGAGATGCCCCTGTCCATGCAGAAGGCCTTTTTGCGCGTCCTGCAGGAACGGACCTTCCGCCCGGTGGGCGACACCCGCGAGCAGACCAGCGACTTCCGCCTGGTGGCGGCCACCAACCGGGACCTGGACGAGATGGTCGAAAAGGGGACATTTCGGTCGGACCTGCTGTACCGCCTCAAGACGATGCACATCCACCTGCCGCCCCTCAGGGAGCGGCCCGAGGACATCAAGTCCCTGTGCACCTATCGCGTCAGCCAGCTCTGCCGCCAGTACAGCATGCCGCCCAAATCCTTCGGCTCGGACTTCAATCCGGCCCTGGAGAGCTACGACTGGCCCGGCAACGTGCGTGAGCTGTTCAACATTCTGGAGCGGGCCGTGGTCACCTCGGGCAACGAAAAGACCCTCTACGCCATGCATCTGCCGCGCGAACTGCGCATCCAGATCGCCAAGGCGCAGATCGAGCGCATGACCAATGCCGCGCCCGAAGAGGAGCCGCCCGCGCCCTATACGGAGCCTGTCCGAAAAATCGGACAGGACATCTTCGAGGACATCTTCGAACAGGAGCTGCCCACCCTGCGGGATTTCAAGAGCACGGCCGAGAAGGTCTACCTGGGCGAGCTCATCCGCCAGTGCGACGGCGACCTGCCGCGCATCCTCGAGGTCTCCAAGCTCTCCCGTTCCCACTTCTACGGCCTGCTCAAGAAGTACGGCCTGTCCCTCTAGGAGATTTGATGGCCGACTTCGATTCCTACTGCGACTTCTGCGCCGCGCGCGACAAGGACGACGTGGACCGCGTCTACCACGACACCCGGTACGGCTTCCCGGTCACGGACGACACCGAACTCTTCGCCCTGCTGGTCCTGGAGATCAACCAGGCCGGGCTAAGCTGGCGGACTATCCTCAACAAGGAACAGAACTTCCGCAAGGCGTACCACGGCTTCGACATCCCCACCGTGGCCGCGTACGGGGAATCGGACCGGGCCAGGCTCCTGGCCGACGCCGGGATCATCCGCAACAAACTCAAGGTCAACGCGGCCATCCACAATGCGGGCGCCATCCTCGACCTGCAGCGGGAGCACGGCTCGTTCAAAGACTGGCTGGACGCCCACCATCCCCTGGACAAGGCGGAATGGGTCAAGCTCTTCAAAAAACGCTTCAAATTCGTGGGCGGCGAAATCGTGGGGGAATTCCTCATGAGTTCCGGCTACCTGAAAGGGGCGCACGTGGACTCCTGCCCGATCCACGAAAAGATACTCGCGGCCGGTCCGGCCTGGGCCGGAACCTCTGCGCGATGACACAAGATATCCCCGTATTCCGACGTATTCCGGCCTGTCCTTTTTTTCGGACAGGCCGGTTTTTTTTGTCCGCTCGCGCCCGTCACGGATGGAACGGCCCCAAAGCCGGAACTTTATCATGTCCGCAGCGGCCGTTCCGTCCTATTTTTCAGACTGCACCTATTTCCGGGATCTCCTCTCCCAGCGCCACATTCCCGTAACACATCGCAATTCCGGATGATTTTAAAATTCACAAAGTTGGCACGGATGTTGAGTAAGGATCGTGTCATCAAATGAACGGGTCCGCTCGGCGGACGCCAAGAAATTCCGACGACCCACAATAGGAGAAGTACGAATGTCCAAGATGAAAACGATGGATGGCAACACCGCCGCCGCCTGGGTGGCCTATGCCATGAGTGAAACCGCCGCCATCTACCCCATCACGCCCTCGTCCACCATGGGGGAGATAGCCGATGAATGGGCCGCGCAAGGCCGCAAGAATATTTTCGGGCAGACCGTCGAGGTCCGCCAGCTGCAGTCCGAGGCCGGTGCCGCGGGCGCCGTGCACGGCGGTCTGGCCGGCGGCGCGCTGACCACGACCTTCACAGCCTCACAGGGCCTGCTGCTGATGATCCCGAACATGTACAAGATCGCGGGCGAACTGCTGCCCTGCGTGTTCCACGTGTCGGCCCGCGCCATCGCGGCCCACGCCCTGTCCATCTTCGGCGACCACCAGGACGTCATGGCCTGCCGCCAGACCGGCTTCGCCATGCTTGCCGCAGCCAGCGTCCAGGAAGTCATGGACCTCTCCCTGGTGGCCCACCTGTCCACCATCGAGGCCAGCGTGCCCTTCGTCTCCTTCTTCGACGGCTTCCGGACCTCCCATGAGATCCAGAAGATCGAGACCATCGACTACGCCGACATGAAGCCCCTGCTGAACATGGACAAGGTGGCCGCCTTCCGCAAGCGCGCCATGAACCCGGAACATCCGGACGTTCGCGGCACCGCCCAGAACCCGGACATCTACTTCCAGGGCCGCGAGGCTTCCAACTCCCACTACGAGGTCATCCCGGCCATCGTCGAGGAGTACATGAACAAGGTCTCCGCCCTGACCGGCCGCGACTACAAGCCGTTCGACTATGTGGGCGCGCCCGACGCCGAGCGCGTGATCATCTCCATGGGCTCCTCCTGCGAGACCATCGAGGAAGTGGTCAACCGCCTGGTCGCCGAGGGCGAAAAGGTCGGCCTGATCAAGGTCCGCCTGTACCGCCCGTTCTCGGCCAAGCATTTCCTGGCCGTGCTGCCCGATACCGCCAAGTTCGTGTCCGTGCTCGACCGCACCAAAGAGCCGGGCGCCCTGGGCGATCCGCTGTACCAGGACATCAGCACCGTGTTCCTGGAACAGGGCAACGGCCCCGTCCTCACCGCCGGCCGCTACGGGCTGGGCTCCAAGGAGTTCACCCCGGCCATGGCCAAGGCGGTGTTTGACAACATGGCGGCGGACGCCCCCAAGCTCCACTTCACCGTGGGCATCGAGGACGACGTCACCAATGCCTCCCTCGTCACGACCGGGACCCTGGACACCACCCCTGAAGGCACCGTCCAGTGCAAGTTCTGGGGTCTCGGTTCCGACGGGACGGTCGGCGCCAACAAGCAGGCCATCAAGATCATCGGCGACAACACCGACATGTACGCGCAGGGCTACTTCGCCTACGACTCCAAGAAGTCCGGCGGCATCACCATCTCCCACCTGCGCTTCGGCGAAAAGCCCATCCAGTCCACCTACCTGGTCACCGCCGCCGACTACGTGGCCTGCCACAACCCGAGCTACGTGCACCTGTACGACGTGCTCGACGGCATCAAGGACGGCGGGACCTTCGTGCTGAACTCCCCCTGGACCGCCGAGGAGATGGACAAGGAACTGCCCGCCGCCATGCGCCGGACCATCGCCGAGAAGAAGCTCAAGTTCTACACCGTGGACGCGGTCAAGATCGCCGGTGAAGTGGGCCTGGGCGGCCGCATCAACATGGTCATGCAGACCGCCTTCTTCAAGCTGGCCGACGTCATTCCGTTCGACCAGGCCGTCTCCCTGCTCAAGGGCGGCATCGAAGCCGCCTACGGCAAGAAGGGCCCGAAGATCGTCGAAATGAACTGCGCCGCCGTGGACAGGGCCTCCGACGCCATCGTCGAGATCCCGGTCCCGGCCGCCTGGGCGAGCCTGGCCGACGACGCCAAGACCGACGCCAACGAGCCCGATTACGTCAAGAACATCATGCGCCCGGTCCTGGCCCAGAAGGGTGACGACCTGCCGGTCTCCGTGTTCTCCGAGGACGGCACCGTGCCGGTCGCCACTTCCAAATACGAGAAGCGCGGCGTGGCCATCAAGGTCCCCGAGTGGATCATCGACAACTGCATCCAGTGCAACCAGTGCGCCTTCATCTGCCCGCACTCCGCTCTGCGCCCGGTCCTGGTGACCGAGGACGAAATGAAGGACGCCCCGGCCTCCTTCGCCGTTCAGGACGCCAAGGGCAAGGAAGTCAAGGGGATGAAGTACCGCATGCAGGTCAACACCATGGACTGCCTGGGTTGCGGCAACTGCGCCGACATCTGCCCGGCCAAGGAAAAGGCGCTGGTCATGAAGCCCATCGCCACCCAGACCGATGCGCAGGTGCCCAACTTCGACTTCTCCGAGACCGTGTCCTACAAGGACGCCTTCAAGCGTGATTCCGTCAAGGGTTCCCAGTTCAAGCAGTCGCTCATGGAATTCTCCGGCGCCTGCGCGGGCTGCGGCGAGACCCCGTACGTCAAGGTCCTGACCCAGCTGTTCGGCGAGCGCATGATCATCGCCAACGCCACGGGCTGCTCCTCCATCTGGGGCGCTTCGGCTCCCTCCACCCCCTACTGCACCAACCGCGACGGCTTCGGCCCGGCCTGGGGCAACTCCCTGTTCGAGGACGCGGCCGAGTTCGGCTTCGGCATCGAGATGGGCGTGAACAACCGCCGCAAGACCCTGGTCGCCAAGTGTGAAGAGGCCCTGTGCGGCGCTTCCGCCGACGTCAAGGCCGCCCTGGAGGGCTGGCTGGCCGCCAAGGACGACGCCGAGGCTTCCGCCGAGGCGGGCGCGACCCTGAAGGCCGCGCTGGACGGCGCCACCGACGAGAACCTCAAGGCCATCGCGGCCGACGCCGATCTGTTCACCAAGAAATCCGTGTGGATCTTCGGCGGTGACGGCTGGGCCTACGACATCGGCTACGGCGGCGTGGACCACGTGCTCGCCTCGGGTAAGGACGTGAACATCCTGGTCATGGACACCGAGGTGTACTCCAACACCGGCGGACAGTCCTCCAAGGCCACCCCGCTCGGCTCCATCGCCAAGTTCGCGGCCGCGGGCAAGGGCACCGGCAAGAAGGACCTGGGCCGCATGGCCATGACCTACGGCTACGTGTACGTGGCCTCCGTGGCCATGGGCGCGGACAAGCAGCAGCTGATCAAGGCCTTCAAGGAGGCCGAGGCCTACAAGGGACCCTCGCTGGTCATCTGCTACGCCCCGTGCATCAACCAGGGCATCAAGAAGGGCATGGGCAAGACCCAGCTCGAGCAGAAGCTGGCCGTGGCCTCCGGCTACTGGCCCCTGTACCGCTTCAATCCCGAACTCGCCGAACAGGGCAAGAACCCGTTCATCCTGGAGTCCAAGGCTCCCGACGGAACCCTCCAGGAGTTCCTGTCCGGCGAAAACCGCTACGCCATGCTGGAACGGTTCCATCCGGAACTGTCCAAGGCGTTCCGCGCGAAACTGGAAAAGGACTACGCCGATCGCTACGCCATCCTCACCTACCTGGCCGATGCCGACTACGGCAAAGGCGAGCTGGATGAGCCTGCCGCCTGCGAAACCGGCGTGTCGGCCGAAGCCCCGGGTTCCGGTGAACCCTGCGACGACGGCAGATAATAGTTAGAGGCATGTGCGGGACGGGGTGTTGCGGAGGCTTCTGCCTGACCCGTCCCGCACATCTGTTCAAACCGTGAGGACCGCTCCTCACACCTATGGAGGTTTTTTGAATGTCTAATGAAGTGCTCGCGTTAATCGCGCTGCTGCCCATCCTGGTGGCGCTCGTACTCATGGTCGGCCTGCGCTGGCCCGCCACCAAAGCCATGCCCCTGGCATGGCTGACCGCCGCAGCCGGCGCGGTTCTGGCCTGGAGCCTGCCCGTGGCCTATGTCGCCGCCCTGACCCTGCAGGGCTTCGTCACGGCCATCGGCATCCTGATCATCGTTTTCGGCGCCATCCTGATCCTGCGCACCCTGCAGCATTCCGGCGGCATGGAGACCATCCAGCACGGCATGCAGAACATCACCCCGGACCGCCGCATCCAGGCGATCATCATCGGCTACATGTTCGCCGCCTTCATCGAAGGCGCCGCCGGCTTCGGCACCCCGGCCGCCCTGGCCGCCCCG includes the following:
- a CDS encoding Dabb family protein; the protein is MVRHIVMWTLKDEAEGRTAKENGAKMKEILEALMGRIEGLRHIEVSADIVAADPECHAILCSEHDDVDALNHYQDHPEHQACVAFIKKVASGRKAVDYMI
- a CDS encoding hybrid sensor histidine kinase/response regulator, which gives rise to MRKILCLTLLLSCLCVLPARPVLGAVEKPKKSVLCLNSYHHGYQWSDAIMRGIRSVLENSHYKIDLQIEYMDAKRYNYEDVTRMLLRLYREKFKNEKFDLIMTSDNDAYSFVTQYRDILFPGVPLVYCGVNFLNTDDTDSDNATGVIESFDLSKTLDVALRLHPDKRRIVVVGDSSTAGAAIKRQVQNQLARYKTPLDTEYWTDMSLVNVLDRVAHLPEDTFLFFIPYYQVIDGRFLTAEEAMQAIYARSPVPIYTAWEFLAGNGAVGGNMLSGYLHGKRAAEISMEILDGKPADDIPVFRETTGQYIFDYQVMQRLHLDMDLLPEGSHIINAPKAFYELSKEVFWTIMVSFVLLVLVLIFLTLTMLERRKVERKIKDQLAFQETLMDTVPQLVSWKDADGRYLGTNRAFSEFFGLEHGTGMANRNTHDVIQDLEYASWESGADKSVIRKGQAFRKERRKLADAAGNPAWIEVTKVPINDRSGQIVGVLSMADNITTELNLEKQLLQSQKMEAIGTLAGGIAHDFNNILTSIINSTELAVGDLDPESMTTRDLERVLKAARRGGRVVKQILAFSRPSTEGFRPTDVGAVITEAIGLLESSMPRKIEVRSSIKENLSCVNADPTQIHQVVMNLCTNAFHALRRTGGTIEVRLDQAEVSGEEADILGLYPGEYVRLVVEDNGPGIPQNIVDKIFDPFFTTKDKTEGTGLGLAVVHGIVRSHKGGLLVGPREGGGTTFSIYLPKGDADLCSDVDLTGVPHNLGAHILFVEDDTDQLQTTPRLLETMGYVVEGQESPLSALRRVNDMPGEFDLVITDYDMPGMSGTQLARRLAVIEPGLPVILISGREDAVSAAVDLPNIRLVVIKPYDKQDLSRAISTVLSEEKQGE
- a CDS encoding sigma-54-dependent transcriptional regulator, producing the protein MAEILIIDDDLDVCETMESLITRLTHECVSAHTLDSGLRMMRKKAFDVIFLDVRLPDGNGLDILPEIMAMPDPPEVIILTGKGDPDGAELAIRGGVWDYLLKPSSIREISLTLGRALKYHEEKRGRDGDRGLELNGVVGDSPVIKVSFNLLSQAARSETNVLITGETGTGKELFASTIHANSKRKSGTFVVVDCAGLTESLLESTLYGHRKGAFTGAQSDRIGLVKLADGGTLFLDEVGEMPLSMQKAFLRVLQERTFRPVGDTREQTSDFRLVAATNRDLDEMVEKGTFRSDLLYRLKTMHIHLPPLRERPEDIKSLCTYRVSQLCRQYSMPPKSFGSDFNPALESYDWPGNVRELFNILERAVVTSGNEKTLYAMHLPRELRIQIAKAQIERMTNAAPEEEPPAPYTEPVRKIGQDIFEDIFEQELPTLRDFKSTAEKVYLGELIRQCDGDLPRILEVSKLSRSHFYGLLKKYGLSL
- a CDS encoding DNA-3-methyladenine glycosylase I yields the protein MADFDSYCDFCAARDKDDVDRVYHDTRYGFPVTDDTELFALLVLEINQAGLSWRTILNKEQNFRKAYHGFDIPTVAAYGESDRARLLADAGIIRNKLKVNAAIHNAGAILDLQREHGSFKDWLDAHHPLDKAEWVKLFKKRFKFVGGEIVGEFLMSSGYLKGAHVDSCPIHEKILAAGPAWAGTSAR
- the nifJ gene encoding pyruvate:ferredoxin (flavodoxin) oxidoreductase translates to MSKMKTMDGNTAAAWVAYAMSETAAIYPITPSSTMGEIADEWAAQGRKNIFGQTVEVRQLQSEAGAAGAVHGGLAGGALTTTFTASQGLLLMIPNMYKIAGELLPCVFHVSARAIAAHALSIFGDHQDVMACRQTGFAMLAAASVQEVMDLSLVAHLSTIEASVPFVSFFDGFRTSHEIQKIETIDYADMKPLLNMDKVAAFRKRAMNPEHPDVRGTAQNPDIYFQGREASNSHYEVIPAIVEEYMNKVSALTGRDYKPFDYVGAPDAERVIISMGSSCETIEEVVNRLVAEGEKVGLIKVRLYRPFSAKHFLAVLPDTAKFVSVLDRTKEPGALGDPLYQDISTVFLEQGNGPVLTAGRYGLGSKEFTPAMAKAVFDNMAADAPKLHFTVGIEDDVTNASLVTTGTLDTTPEGTVQCKFWGLGSDGTVGANKQAIKIIGDNTDMYAQGYFAYDSKKSGGITISHLRFGEKPIQSTYLVTAADYVACHNPSYVHLYDVLDGIKDGGTFVLNSPWTAEEMDKELPAAMRRTIAEKKLKFYTVDAVKIAGEVGLGGRINMVMQTAFFKLADVIPFDQAVSLLKGGIEAAYGKKGPKIVEMNCAAVDRASDAIVEIPVPAAWASLADDAKTDANEPDYVKNIMRPVLAQKGDDLPVSVFSEDGTVPVATSKYEKRGVAIKVPEWIIDNCIQCNQCAFICPHSALRPVLVTEDEMKDAPASFAVQDAKGKEVKGMKYRMQVNTMDCLGCGNCADICPAKEKALVMKPIATQTDAQVPNFDFSETVSYKDAFKRDSVKGSQFKQSLMEFSGACAGCGETPYVKVLTQLFGERMIIANATGCSSIWGASAPSTPYCTNRDGFGPAWGNSLFEDAAEFGFGIEMGVNNRRKTLVAKCEEALCGASADVKAALEGWLAAKDDAEASAEAGATLKAALDGATDENLKAIAADADLFTKKSVWIFGGDGWAYDIGYGGVDHVLASGKDVNILVMDTEVYSNTGGQSSKATPLGSIAKFAAAGKGTGKKDLGRMAMTYGYVYVASVAMGADKQQLIKAFKEAEAYKGPSLVICYAPCINQGIKKGMGKTQLEQKLAVASGYWPLYRFNPELAEQGKNPFILESKAPDGTLQEFLSGENRYAMLERFHPELSKAFRAKLEKDYADRYAILTYLADADYGKGELDEPAACETGVSAEAPGSGEPCDDGR